The Medicago truncatula cultivar Jemalong A17 chromosome 4, MtrunA17r5.0-ANR, whole genome shotgun sequence genome includes a region encoding these proteins:
- the LOC25493733 gene encoding oleosin 16.4 kDa has protein sequence MAETLRDDYYGYHQQQQQQNQPITFTQTRTRKGFHPSTSQLIVLATLVPFGATLLILAGLTLTATVVGLAVTTPLFIFFSPILLAAAVVIGLAIAGFLTSGAFGITSLSSFAWVASYLRRSRFLEKVNVKHHHHAIAKPPRFDADETLGHESQINLEDRDRVESMAQDKVQEAQDKVQEAQNDQRDVGKTKKQNVKKSS, from the coding sequence ATGGCTGAAACTCTCAGGGATGACTACTACGGTTACCaccagcagcagcagcagcagaaCCAACCCATAACATTCACCCAAACAAGAACAAGGAAGGGATTTCATCCTTCTACTTCACAACTCATAGTACTTGCTACTCTTGTACCTTTTGGAGCAACTCTTCTCATTCTTGCTGGTCTCACACTCACTGCCACCGTTGTCGGCCTCGCTGTCACCACCCCTCTGTTCATTTTCTTCAGCCCCATTTTGTTAGCTGCGGCTGTCGTCATTGGTTTGGCCATCGCCGGATTTTTGACATCCGGTGCTTTCGGTATTACCTCGCTTTCTTCCTTTGCTTGGGTAGCATCATATCTCCGTCGTTCACGGTTTCTGGAGAAGGTTAAcgttaaacatcatcatcatgcaATTGCAAAGCCGCCACGTTTTGATGCGGATGAGACTTTGGGGCATGAATCTCAGATTAATTTGGAAGATCGTGATCGTGTTGAAAGCATGGCCCAAGATAAGGTTCAGGAGGCCCAAGATAAAGTTCAGGAGGCCCAAAATGATCAACGTGACGTAGGAAAAACGAAGAAACAAAACGTAAAAAAATCTTCATGA